The Flavobacterium johnsoniae genomic sequence GAAAAAAGTTGCTTTTGAAATAAAAGGAAATGTTAAACGAGAAGATTTTGGTTTAGAATACGGTTCTTTTAATCATGCAAATGGTGCAGCTTTAGGAAAAGATATCAAAATTATAGCAAATCTAGAATTTAGCATATAATTCTTACTAAACTAATAAATTAATGTAAAATTATTACAAATAAAGCGGAAACTATTTTTTTTGATTTGAGTTTCCAAAGTATATTTGTAATGCAATTTGAGGAGTTTAAGATGAAAGAGAAAATAATTTCAAAAGCAAGCGAGTTGTTTTTAAAGCTTGGTTTTAAGAGCGTTACTATGGATGACATTGCGGGAGAAATGTGTATTTCTAAAAAAACGATATACAAATATTTCTGCAATAAAGAAGTTCTGATTGAAGAAAGCACTTCGATGGTTCACGGACAAGTTCACGAAATTATGGATACCATTATTGCTAAGAATTATAATGCGATTCATGAAAATTTTGAGATTAGAGAAATGTTCCGCGACATGTTTAAAAACAACATTGATACCTCGCCAATTTATCAGCTTAAAAAACATTATCCAGAGATTTACCAAAATATCCTTTCTATCGAAATTGATCAATGCACACAGTGTTTTAGAGATAATATTGAAAAAGGAATTCGCGAAGGACTTTACAGAAGTGATCTAAATATTGAGGTTTATGTGAAGTTTTATTACACATTGGTTTTTCACATTAACGAAAATACAGTTTCTGAAAGCGAAGCCCAAAGAATTGAATTAGAAGCATTAGAATATCATACTCGAGCAATGGCTACTCCAAAAGGAGTCGAGGAATTAGAAAAGCAATTAAAAAGAATCCAAAATTAATCATCCATTATATTCAATCGTCATTTTTCTGAGTGAGGAATAGGAGATGACGATACTATCTCAAAATTTAAAAATAAATATTTAACTACTTATGAAAAGAATCCTTCTTATATTTTTGTGCACCATTGGCTTGTCTGCCAACGCGCAAACCACTTTAACTCTGAAAGACGCTGTGAATTACGCGCTTCAGAATAAAGCGGATGCAAAAAAAGCAAAACTTCAGGTTGAAAATAGTGAGTATCAAATTCAAGAAGTACGCTCTAGAGCTTTACCTCAAATTAGCGCAAACGGAAATTTAACTCACAATCCAATCATTCAGACAACCGTTATTGACGGAGCTGGATTTGGACAGCCGGGAACTACAATTCAGGCAGCATTTGGACAAAAATGGACATCTACTGCGGGACTTTCTTTAACTCAAGCCATATTTGATCAATCTGTTTTTACTGGATTAAAAGCAGCAAGAACTACGCGTGAGTTTTATCAAATAAACGATCAATTGACTGAAGAGCAAGTTATTGAGAGAGTTGCAAATAACTACTATTCGGTTTATGTACAGAAAGAAAGACTGATTTTGTTAGACAGTAATTACGTAAA encodes the following:
- a CDS encoding TetR/AcrR family transcriptional regulator, with the translated sequence MKEKIISKASELFLKLGFKSVTMDDIAGEMCISKKTIYKYFCNKEVLIEESTSMVHGQVHEIMDTIIAKNYNAIHENFEIREMFRDMFKNNIDTSPIYQLKKHYPEIYQNILSIEIDQCTQCFRDNIEKGIREGLYRSDLNIEVYVKFYYTLVFHINENTVSESEAQRIELEALEYHTRAMATPKGVEELEKQLKRIQN